One window of Microtus pennsylvanicus isolate mMicPen1 chromosome X, mMicPen1.hap1, whole genome shotgun sequence genomic DNA carries:
- the LOC142840375 gene encoding L-amino-acid oxidase-like, with the protein MVKMSGIFILGILLSISNCLAFYEDLFRCFQGPDYENFLLIAQNGLHASPVPKSVVVIGAGLAGLAAAKTLQDAGHKVTILEASNHIGGRVVTVRNKTEGWYFELGPMRIPESHKLTHVYVKKFGLKMNKFIQHDNNTWYLFNGQRYRAWEVEANPEILGYSTDPTEKNKTAQNLFDQAVIKLKQDVKTSNCSQLMSLYDSYSTKAYLVREGKLSKGATKMIGDLLNEDPGYHKSLLESLRSPNTFSRTDEFSEITGGFDQLPNGFNASLKSGTIRLRSRVEAVVRNGSKVEVLYRTDEPIFPLRKLTADYVINSASAKATRLITFQPPLSPDKAHALRSVHYTSATKVVFVCNECFWEQDGIRGGNSITDRPSRYIIYPSHSLPGGKGMLLASYTVDDDSFFFAAMKPDQVVNIILDDLAAVHHIPKEELKRMCPKATVKHWGSLDPLTIGAFAEFTPYQFVDYLEQLSQPEGRIHFAGEHTDLPHGWIDTAIKSGLRAAKDIQAMVDEEVTQGQMPR; encoded by the exons ATGGTCAAGATGAGTG GAATCTTTATTTTGGGGATCCTGCTATCCATCTCCAACTGCCTTGCCTTCTACGAGGACCTTTTCAGGTGTTTCCAGGGCCCTGATTACGAGAACTTCCTCCTCATAGCCCAGAATGGGCTCCATGCCTCCCCAGTGCCCAAGAGTGTGGTGGTAATAGGAGCTGGCTTAGCAGGCCTAGCGGCAGCTAAAACCCTACAAGATGCGGGTCACAAG GTCACCATCTTGGAGGCCAGTAACCACATCGGAGGTCGGGTGGTCACAGTCAGAAACAAGACAGAAGGCTGGTACTTCGAACTAGGACCAATGCGAATCCCAGAAAGCCACAA GCTAACCCACGTCTATGTCAAGAAGTTTGGCCTGAAGATGAATAAGTTCATCCAGCATGATAACAACACTTGGTACCTATTCAATGGACAGCGTTATCGTGCCTGGGAAGTCGAAGCTAACCCGGAGATCTTGGGCTATTCCACGGACCCCACAGAGAAGAACAAAACTGCCCAAAACCTCTTTGACCAAGCAGTCATTAAG CTCAAACAAGATGTGAAGACATCCAACTGCAGCCAACTGATGTCCCTTTATGACTCTTATTCTACCAAG GCTTATCTGGTGAGGGAAGGAAAGCTGAGCAAAGGAGCAACCAAGATGATCGGGGATTTGTTGAACGAGGACCCTGGATACCACAAGTCCCTCCTGGAGTCCCTAAGGAGTCCTAATACCTTCTCCAGAACTGATGA ATTTTCAGAGATCACTGGTGGCTTTGACCAACTCCCCAATGGCTTCAATGCTAGCCTGAAGTCTGGCACCATCCGTTTGAGATCCAGAGTAGAAGCAGTGGTGAGAAACGGGTCGAAAGTTGAAGTTTTGTACCGCACTGATGAGCCCATCTTCCCACTGCGCAAACTCACTGCTGACTATGTCATCAACTCAGCCTCCGCCAAGGCCACACGCCTCATCACCTTCCAGCCACCGCTGTCCCCAGACAAAGCACATGCCCTGCGCTCCGTGCATTATACCAGTGCCACCAAGGTGGTTTTCGTGTGCAACGAATGCTTCTGGGAACAGGATGGCATCCGGGGAGGCAACTCCATCACAGACCGGCCCTCTCGTTATATTATCTATCCCAGCCACAGCCTGCCAGGTGGCAAGGGCATGCTGCTGGCCTCTTACACTGTGGACGATGATTCTTTCTTCTTCGCTGCCATGAAGCCTGACCAGGTGGTGAATATTATCCTGGATGATCTGGCTGCTGTGCATCACATACCCAAGGAGGAGCTAAAGCGCATGTGCCCAAAAGCAACGGTCAAGCACTGGGGGTCTCTAGACCCCCTCACCATTGGTGCCTTTGCTGAGTTCACACCCTACCAATTTGTGGACTATTTGGAGCAGCTCTCCCAGCCAGAGGGTCGCATCCACTTTGCTGGAGAGCATACCGACCTGCCCCATGGCTGGATAGACACTGCCATCAAGTCTGGCCTTCGGGCTGCCAAGGACATTCAGGCCATGGTGGACGAGGAGGTTACTCAGGGACAGATGCCTCGCTAG